Proteins from a single region of Argiope bruennichi chromosome 6, qqArgBrue1.1, whole genome shotgun sequence:
- the LOC129972005 gene encoding zinc finger protein 41 homolog, translating to MRNRCGTSIVDTQGNNENASINVLSENVENAWNSEKDSQKACTKTTDNTGSISEQKNGDSNISNLSAGEAFEECRMSLQDSKWQSFNNDKDSFMDSLDCVIKSNLSVKKNITGSKNSLLNCDFSQGNKDPKHSTIKISRRLKTEHISPEMTSEDSNHIDKMAANEEESICSIKDDIEVAGPSRIRPLKKMFVCDICFKEFKWKRSLQEHYRIHTGERPFECRICKTSFARKSSLKQHYKIHSDEKTFVCDMCGKDFNFKQNLQIHYRTHTGEKPYKCPICGMTFAHINNCNRHLRKLHE from the coding sequence ATGAGAAATCGGTGTGGTACGTCAATAGTGGACACTCAGGGGAATAATGAAAATGCATCGATAAACGTTTTGTCGGAAAATGTTGAAAATGCCTGGAATTCTGAGAAAGACTCTCAAAAGGCTTGTACGAAAACAACAGATAACACCGGATCTATCTCTGAGCAAAAAAATGgtgattcaaatatttcaaatttatccgCTGGAGAAGCTTTTGAAGAATGCCGAATGTCTCTTCAGGACAGCAAATGGCAATCGTTTAATAATGATAAAGATTCGTTTATGGATTCCTTGGACTGTGTTATCAAAAGTAATCtttcagtaaagaaaaatattactggaAGCAAGAATTCTCTTCTTAATTGTGATTTTTCGCAAGGAAACAAGGATCCGAAACATAgtactatcaaaatttcaaggaGACTAAAAACCGAGCATATTTCACCTGAAATGACTTCTGAAGATTCCAATCACATCGACAAAATGGCTGCCAACGAGGAAGAATCAATTTGttctataaaagatgacattgAAGTTGCAGGACCTTCTCGAATACGTCCTCTTAAGAAAATGTTCGTTTgtgatatttgttttaaagagTTTAAATGGAAACGCAGCCTTCAAGAACATTATCGAATACATACTGGAGAAAGACCCTTCGAGTGCAGAATTTGTAAAACATCATTTGCTCGGAAATCAAGTCTCAAACAACATTATAAAATACACTCTGACGAAAAGACATTTGTGTGCGATATGTGCggaaaagatttcaatttcaaacaaaatctccAGATACATTATCGGACTCACACGGGTGAAAAACCTTATAAATGCCCAATTTGCGGAATGACATTCGCTCATATAAACAATTGCAACAGACATCTTAGAAAACTGCATGAGTGA
- the LOC129972004 gene encoding zinc finger protein 84-like yields the protein MQVSECVNDEHISLEVHSQVHSKKTKMATYVKELHSAKKDDNAVAEPSGICLRKNPLKLNYQTQTGNEPFMCNICKKKFSSKSDFDRHYRMHTGEKPYECGIFGKKCSRKENFIIHYRIHTGERPYVCDFCNKDFAEMAILKYMPGRTLEKGHINVQLVKSLSQTAAIVKVITKESTSDTNLRSTEIILLY from the coding sequence atgcaagTGTCAGAATGTGTAAATGATGAACATATTTCACTCGAAGTGCACTCTCAGGTTCACAGTAAGAAGACGAAAATGGCTACCTACGTGAAGGAACTTCATTCTGCCAAAAAAGATGACAATGCTGTGGCTGAACCTTCTGGAATCTGTCTCCGTAAGAATCCTCTTAAACTGAATTATCAAACACAAACTGGCAATGAGCCCTTTATGTGcaatatatgcaagaaaaaattctCTTCTAAATCAGATTTCGACCGACATTACAGAATGCACACTGGCGAAAAGCCTTATGAATGCGGTATATTCGGAAAAAAATGCAGTCggaaagaaaatttcatcatcCATTATCGAATACATACTGGCGAAAGGCCTTATGTGTGCGACTTCTGTAATAAAGATTTTGCTGAAATGGCCATCTTAAAATACATGCCAGGACGCACACTGGAGAAAGGCCATATAAATGTCCAACTTGTGAAAAGTCTTTCACAAACAGCAGCAATTGTAAAAGTCATCACAAAAGAAAGCACGAGTGATACTAATTTGCGAAgtacagaaataattcttttatattag